Part of the Bradyrhizobium sp. AZCC 1721 genome, CTGAAGGTTTTGGCGAGCCTGCTGCAACTGCACGGCCCAGGCGCGACAGTACAGAGCGATCATCAAGGCATCGACGCACTGTTGAGTGACCTGCGCGGCCAGGGTACCGACCCTGTGGCAACCGAGGTTGCCTTCAGACGAGGGGCATTTGCCAAAGGACCGCGTGCAGGCGCCTTTCGCAGGGCTGGATATGCTCCGGGCGCGGGCGCGTTCCGCAGAGGGGGGTTTGTCCGAGGATACTAGACCATAGCGTTTTCGAGCGAAGTGGACGCCGGTTCGCGTGAAGAAAACGCGTCAAAACAGGAATCTAGAGCTTCGGCTCTGATTCAATCAGAAAACCGAAAAGCTCTAGTCGAAGGCTAGTCGTCGTTTCATCCAGTCCATTTCGGTGCCGGCATGTCGGCTGATGATTCAGATTCCGCCGCCTTTCAGGAACAGCCTATCACGCAGTTGCTGGTCAAGGTAGCGACAAGATGCAACATTGATTGCTCCTATTGCTATTGGTTCCGCGACGCGGCTGTCTACGATAAGCCGAAGCTGATGAAGACCCACGTGCTGCATCAACTGCTGCAGCGCATCGAGCAGCATGTCGCCAGACACTCCCTTGTCGATTTTCCCATCGTTCTGCACGGCGGCGAGCCCCTGCTGTGGGGCGTTGAGAATTTCCACCATTTCGCCGCGGCCTGTGAGGACATTTCATCACGAACAGGCTGCGAAATACCGATCTCGGTCACAACCAACGGCGTGCTGATCGATGATGAGTGGCTGGATTGCTTCGAGACGCGCAACATCTCGGTCGCGATCAGTCTTGATGGACCGGCACATATTCACGACATTCACCGCCGCACGTTTCAAGGCACAGGTACCCACGCTGCGGTGGAACGCGCCACCCGCATGCTGCTGTCACGCGACATTGGCGTAGTGGCATTGGCCGTCTGCAACCCCGCCTACCCGCCGGCGCAGTATGTCGATTTTTTCGCTGCTTGCGGGATTTCAAACTATGACATCATGATCCCCGATGCGACGGTGGATGAGAAGCTGGCATCCATTGCCTCGTTCTACAATGGTCTGCTCGACTTGTGGCTGGCGGCCAATCGCAGTGCACCGACAACCAATATCCGGATCATCTCCGACATGATCACTGCCCTGCTCGGCAACGCTTCGCCCACCGAAGGCGTAGGCCACAAGCCCATCGAACTCTGCACCGTCATGACCGATGGCACCGTGGAAGCTCACGATGTGTTGCGGATCGCAGGCGATGGATTCACCCAGACCAAGTTCAACATCTTCGATCATGCCATCGACGAAGTCAGGAACGAGCGTCGCTGGAAGGCGGCGCGCGATGCTTCAATCCATCTTTGCGCGAAGTGCCGACAGTGCAAGTTCATGAACGCCTGCGGCGGCGGCTATCTTCCGCATCGTTTCTCCAGGCAAAATGGTTACGACAATCCGTCGGTCTATTGCGACGATCTCTATTCGATGTTTGAGAACATGCAATCCATACTCGAAAGCCATCTCTACGTCAGCAAGCCAGGTGGCGAACGCATCAACGTCCGCGAGGCGAGCCACGCACTCGGTTAGGGCGCGCACTCGCGCGACCCCACGGGCTGGCAACGACGGCGTCTTGCTACGCCTTCGCCGGCCGCAACATGCGCGTGACGCTGGCGAACGCCTTGTCGATGACGGGCCAGAACAGCAACACGATCGCCAGTGTCGTGATCGAGCCGACCAGGCCATTCGACCAGAACACCTTCAAATCGCCGCCGGCGCCGATCATCGACAGGCGAAACGCATCCTCGGCGCGGTTGCCGAGCACCAGCGCCAGCGTGAACGGCGCGAGCGGAATGCCGATCTTCTTGAAGACGTAGCCGACGACGCCGAAGCCCAGCATCAGCCAGATGTCGAAGATCGCGTTCTGGATCGCGTAGGCACCGATCGCGCAGGACACCACGATCATCGGTGCTACGGCGGCGAACGGGACGCGCAGGACGGATGCGAAGATCGGCACCGTCGTCAGCACCAGCACGAGGCCGACGACGTTGCCGAGATACATCGACGCAATCAGGCCCCAGACGAAATCCTTGTGCTCGACGAACAGCAGCGGCCCGGGATTGAGCCCCCACACCATCAAGCCGCCGAGCAGGATCGCCGCGGTGCCCGAGCCCGGGATGCCGAGCGCGAGCATCGGCAGCAGCGCCGCGGTGCCGGAGGCGTGCGCCGCGGTCTCCGGCGCGAACACGCCCTCGATGCGGCCCTTGCCAAAGCTGTCCCGGTCCTTGGAGAAGCGCTTGGCGAGGTTGTACCCCATGAAGGACGCCGCAATCGCGCCGCCCGGCGTAATGCCGAGCCAGCAGCCGATGAAGGACGAGCGGAACAGCGTCACCCAGTATTTCGGCAGGTCCTTCCACACCGACAGCACCACGCGCAAGGAGATGCCGGCGGCGTGGCCGCGCAGCGCCAGCCGCTCCTCCATCGTGAGCAGGATCTCGCTGATGCCGAACAGGCCGATCACCGCGACCAGGAAGTTGACGCCGCGCAACAGCTCCGCCGAATCGAAGGTCATGCGCAACTGGCCGGACACGGTGTCCATGCCGATGCCCGCGAGCAAGAGACCGAGCGACATCGAAATGACGGTCTTGTGCTTGGCCTCGCGGCCGAGCCCGACAAAGGAGCAGAAGGTGAGCAGATACACCGCGAAGAATTCGGGCGGTCCGAATCTCAGCGCGAACGAGGAGATCATCGGCGCCAGGAACGTAATCAGCATCACCGCGACCAGCGAGCCGATGAACGACGAAGTGAAGGCCGCGGTCAGCGCTTCCGCCGCCCTGCCCTGCTGCGCCATCGGGTAACCGTCGAAGGTGGTCGCGACCGACCAGGCTTCGCCCGGAATGTTGAACAGGATCGAGGTGATGGCGCCGCCGAACAGCGCACCCCAGTAGATGCAGGACAGCATCACGATCGCCGAGGTCGGGTCCATCGTGAACGTCAGGGGCAGCAGGATCGCGACGCCGTTCGGACCGCCGAGGCCGGGCAGCACGCCGACGAAAATGCCGAGCACCAGCCCGGTCATCATCAGGAGCAGCGTCTTCCAGGTCAGCAGCACGGCGAAGCCGTGCATCAAGAGGCCCAAGGCTTCCATTTACGGGGCTTCCATGGCTTGTGTCCCACCGACCGGTTAGCGGCCGAGCGCCGCTTCGAGCGGGCCCTTTGGCATGATGACGTCGAAGGCGACGTCGAAGGTCACGAACATCGCAGCGGTGAACACGACGGCGGTGAGCAGCGACTTCCACAACGCGATCTTGCCGACCAGACGCATGAAGCAGGAGATCAAAAGGAAGCTTGCGACATAGAGCCCGAGGAATTGCGTGGCGAGGCAGAACAGAACCGTCGGCACGAACACCGCCATCACGCGGCGAAGCTGCGCTTGCGTCACGAAGGATTCGGAGGCTTCCCGGCGCGACAGGAACGCCGCAACCAGGCCGTAGAGGCTGGCGCCACCGAGGATGATCGACAGGTAGAACGGAAAATAGCCGGGCTGCGGACCGGTGGATTCCCAGCCCGCGCCCGTCCGCCAGTTGTCGTACCCGAGCGTCAGCGCAAGCGCGAGAAGCAGAAGGCAGACGGCCACGTCGACCACCCGAACGCTCGCCATCTGAGGCGAGTCCGCCTCCGGCGCGGTCGGATCCTCGACGACAATTTCGATGTCGGTATTGGACATGGAGACGGTGCCCCCCCGGTACGACAGCCCTAAACGGGGATACGTGCCGACGTCGCCGGCGTCAATGTCCGGCGCTGCGCTCCGGAAATGCGCTCGCAAGTGCAGCACGATCGGGCCGCAGCAGGCCGCGTTCGGTGATCAAACCCGTCACCAACCGCGCCGGCGTGACGTCGAAGGCGTAATTGGCAACCGGCGAGCCGTCGGGAACCACGCGCACGGTCTCGACGCGCCCGTCAGTGGTGCGGCCGGTCATGGTCGCCACCTCCTCGGTGT contains:
- a CDS encoding radical SAM protein codes for the protein MSADDSDSAAFQEQPITQLLVKVATRCNIDCSYCYWFRDAAVYDKPKLMKTHVLHQLLQRIEQHVARHSLVDFPIVLHGGEPLLWGVENFHHFAAACEDISSRTGCEIPISVTTNGVLIDDEWLDCFETRNISVAISLDGPAHIHDIHRRTFQGTGTHAAVERATRMLLSRDIGVVALAVCNPAYPPAQYVDFFAACGISNYDIMIPDATVDEKLASIASFYNGLLDLWLAANRSAPTTNIRIISDMITALLGNASPTEGVGHKPIELCTVMTDGTVEAHDVLRIAGDGFTQTKFNIFDHAIDEVRNERRWKAARDASIHLCAKCRQCKFMNACGGGYLPHRFSRQNGYDNPSVYCDDLYSMFENMQSILESHLYVSKPGGERINVREASHALG
- a CDS encoding tripartite tricarboxylate transporter TctB family protein, with product MSNTDIEIVVEDPTAPEADSPQMASVRVVDVAVCLLLLALALTLGYDNWRTGAGWESTGPQPGYFPFYLSIILGGASLYGLVAAFLSRREASESFVTQAQLRRVMAVFVPTVLFCLATQFLGLYVASFLLISCFMRLVGKIALWKSLLTAVVFTAAMFVTFDVAFDVIMPKGPLEAALGR
- a CDS encoding tripartite tricarboxylate transporter permease, translated to MEALGLLMHGFAVLLTWKTLLLMMTGLVLGIFVGVLPGLGGPNGVAILLPLTFTMDPTSAIVMLSCIYWGALFGGAITSILFNIPGEAWSVATTFDGYPMAQQGRAAEALTAAFTSSFIGSLVAVMLITFLAPMISSFALRFGPPEFFAVYLLTFCSFVGLGREAKHKTVISMSLGLLLAGIGMDTVSGQLRMTFDSAELLRGVNFLVAVIGLFGISEILLTMEERLALRGHAAGISLRVVLSVWKDLPKYWVTLFRSSFIGCWLGITPGGAIAASFMGYNLAKRFSKDRDSFGKGRIEGVFAPETAAHASGTAALLPMLALGIPGSGTAAILLGGLMVWGLNPGPLLFVEHKDFVWGLIASMYLGNVVGLVLVLTTVPIFASVLRVPFAAVAPMIVVSCAIGAYAIQNAIFDIWLMLGFGVVGYVFKKIGIPLAPFTLALVLGNRAEDAFRLSMIGAGGDLKVFWSNGLVGSITTLAIVLLFWPVIDKAFASVTRMLRPAKA